Within Dysgonomonas sp. HDW5A, the genomic segment TTCTTTTTTGCTGTAATAGTCAATTATTTGCCTTATTGATTTGTTTGTGGCATACGGAGATAGGGTTGATCTAAGCCCTGACTCAAGGTACCTTACACGTTCTCCTTTTGGTATTGACTTGTCTGAAACTAGAATTATATGAGCCTTTGGAAATATTTTTTTTAGAGAACCGAAGACATCTATATTGTAAGATATATCCATACTCTCAAGTAGTATATATTCTATATCAGCATAGGATCCTATTTCTGATTCCAGAGGTATATATCCTTCCAAAACAACTAATTCACTCCAGTATTTTCTGAAATGAGATATGTAATCTGGTGTCTTTCCGATATAAAGGACAGGTGTCATTTGAGTACTTTTTTTATTCTAACTTTCAACTCTGTGGGATTAAATGGCTTAAGAATATAGTCTTCGGCTCCTGATTCTAATAATCTTATTCTTTCAGAACTGGAATCCTCACTAGAAAGTATTACAAACGGTATTTCTTTGAAGAGTTCATTGTTCTTGAGATACATTAAAAATTCATCTCCTCTCATCAGCGGCATACGAATATCAGAGAGTATGAGATCCGGAATATGTCCTTCTTCGAGCCAAGCTATTGCTTTCAGCGGATTTTCGAAATAAGTAACGTCATATTCTTCAGTAAAATAAATGGATATGATCTTAGCTATAGACTCTTTGTCATCGACAATTATAATTTGTTTTTTCATATTTAAAACTTAGGTTCTATATTTTATTAATAGAGTTTTGTTTTCTTTTCTTTATTAGAATTTTGTGCTATGTATTTGTCTCGATAATAGATCATTGAATTTTTCGACTTTATCTGTTGTTTGAAAAAGTAAAAAAAAAGGTTATTTCATAAATGAAATTTATATGAAATTCATGCTGACTATATAGGTATCTAAACAATCTATAAGTAAAATAGTTTATTTGATCGATAGATTTAAACATGTCTAAAGTTGAGATTAATTCTCTTCTTTGGGCTTATAATATATTTTGTGTCTGATTTAAGTGTACACTAATGTGTGCTATTGTATCCATCTGTCTGTAATGTGAGATTTCAAGTGCTTAGTATTGAGGTTTTTGTTCGTTTTTTTGTGTTGTTATCTTAACGAAATATAGAATAAGCAATTATTATATTTCTCTGTTTGATTGTTTGAAAGGTACCGTTAATAAATGGGGAATTCACAAAAGCTTTTTGTTGCAAAATGATGAGTTTTGCTATTCTCTATAATCAAGACCGTAATAAATCTGGTCATAAAGAATTTTTTTTCGATAAATTTTTAGCAAATAAATAATATTTTCATGAGGCCTATTTAACAGTTAATAAAAGCATTGTTGTCTTGGCAACCTTTTTGTGGAGAAATAAGAGCTAGCTTGATTTGCATTCAGCATTTAAACCATTAAAAAAATATTACTTTTACACAATTCCCAATTTTCGAATAGAGTTTAATTTATTAAGATGGACTGTTGGCCACAAATGGACTAG encodes:
- a CDS encoding response regulator — encoded protein: MKKQIIIVDDKESIAKIISIYFTEEYDVTYFENPLKAIAWLEEGHIPDLILSDIRMPLMRGDEFLMYLKNNELFKEIPFVILSSEDSSSERIRLLESGAEDYILKPFNPTELKVRIKKVLK